A stretch of Clostridium formicaceticum DNA encodes these proteins:
- a CDS encoding TIGR02677 family protein, whose product MMINEKITRPITEAKYLSTENTWRYRSILRVFYTQYEKIRYWMYKEEVTQELKELPLFQDYTIDQCKQDLDTLVEWGNLIPLQDTKKAATIEEFKNKQFRYQLSEYAVEIERMTIKLENLFVEGGSLEPSLLERIKNHLLQLPNMITAEDKKVDLWWQDLNADFKRLNQNYQDYIRDLHSIKAEEMMQTKEFLVFKDKFIAYLRDFIKGLQEHSYAIEEILKNLEPHAIDKVLKKVCTYQQSIPRIELEISQQDIWQNIEGRWRNLNHWFLGTAGKESEALKLFDMTNEIIRKITRYASQIVESRNSAANRKEEYKKLCQMFLNYETWRDMESNEWLDLEQDRGRIRRHRVYRRLMMAPVVYQEGLEDADYLYIKNYRNMLQNDFEKQFNAALHLQKNAALLLMEGNKNYKDTFPSQKSISDIVLFINRGIVEAVKSGELSRRENDTIPLSIPAFETLKVLRGMDQNLSRNVYR is encoded by the coding sequence ATGATGATCAATGAAAAAATCACAAGACCTATCACAGAAGCAAAATATCTCTCCACAGAAAATACCTGGCGATATCGTAGTATATTAAGGGTTTTTTATACACAATATGAAAAAATTAGATATTGGATGTACAAGGAAGAGGTAACGCAGGAATTAAAGGAACTTCCTCTTTTTCAGGACTATACCATCGATCAGTGCAAGCAGGATTTAGATACTTTGGTGGAGTGGGGAAATTTAATTCCCCTTCAGGATACAAAAAAAGCCGCCACCATAGAGGAATTTAAAAACAAACAATTTCGTTATCAGCTATCGGAATATGCTGTTGAAATAGAACGGATGACCATTAAACTAGAAAACCTTTTTGTAGAGGGAGGCTCTCTGGAACCCTCTTTATTAGAAAGAATAAAAAATCATCTTTTACAGCTGCCTAATATGATTACAGCAGAAGATAAGAAGGTGGATTTATGGTGGCAGGATTTAAATGCTGATTTTAAACGTTTGAATCAAAATTATCAGGACTATATCAGAGATTTACACAGCATAAAAGCGGAGGAAATGATGCAAACCAAGGAATTTTTGGTTTTTAAAGATAAATTCATTGCCTATTTAAGGGATTTTATCAAGGGCCTGCAGGAACATTCCTATGCCATTGAAGAGATTTTAAAAAACTTAGAACCCCATGCTATTGATAAGGTATTAAAGAAAGTATGCACCTATCAGCAGTCTATTCCTAGAATAGAACTGGAAATTTCCCAGCAGGATATATGGCAGAACATTGAAGGGCGATGGAGGAATTTAAATCATTGGTTTTTAGGTACTGCCGGTAAGGAAAGTGAAGCTTTAAAGCTGTTTGATATGACCAATGAAATTATCCGTAAGATCACCCGCTATGCCTCTCAGATTGTTGAAAGCCGCAATAGTGCAGCCAATCGAAAGGAAGAATACAAAAAGCTATGTCAAATGTTTTTAAACTATGAAACATGGAGGGATATGGAAAGCAATGAATGGCTGGATCTGGAGCAGGATCGAGGTCGGATTCGCAGGCATCGTGTCTATCGCCGCCTGATGATGGCTCCCGTTGTTTATCAGGAGGGTCTGGAGGATGCGGATTATCTATATATTAAAAACTACCGAAATATGCTGCAAAATGATTTTGAAAAGCAATTTAATGCAGCCCTTCATCTCCAAAAAAATGCAGCACTACTCCTCATGGAGGGAAATAAAAACTACAAGGATACCTTTCCAAGCCAAAAAAGCATTTCAGATATTGTTTTGTTTATCAATCGAGGAATCGTAGAAGCAGTAAAGTCTGGAGAGCTTTCAAGAAGAGAAAATGACACCATCCCTCTCTCCATCCCTGCCTTTGAAACATTAAAGGTATTAAGAGGGATGGACCAAAACCTATCGAGAAATGTCTACCGATAA
- a CDS encoding SbcC/MukB-like Walker B domain-containing protein has translation MTNYRFSGGEKAMAMYVPLFSSVYARYQGANRDCPRIISLDEAFAGVDENNIRDMFKLLEELNLNFIMNSQILWGDYDTVKSLSICELIRPNNADFVTVIRYHWDGKVKELVIDEVEEDEGVSIA, from the coding sequence ATGACAAATTACCGTTTTAGTGGTGGAGAAAAGGCCATGGCCATGTATGTTCCCCTATTTTCATCGGTGTATGCCAGATATCAGGGGGCCAATAGGGATTGTCCAAGAATCATATCCCTTGATGAAGCCTTTGCAGGGGTGGATGAAAATAATATTCGAGATATGTTTAAACTGCTGGAGGAATTAAATCTTAACTTTATTATGAACTCTCAAATATTGTGGGGAGATTATGATACAGTAAAATCCCTTTCTATCTGTGAGCTGATTCGGCCCAACAATGCTGACTTTGTGACGGTGATTCGTTATCACTGGGATGGAAAGGTAAAGGAATTAGTCATAGATGAGGTGGAGGAAGATGAAGGAGTCAGCATTGCTTAG
- the hflK gene encoding FtsH protease activity modulator HflK produces MKTKTKVILYVILGGILVLNCWYMVKTGEKALVVRFGENIKVETTTGIKFKMPFIDRIIKYNTEELHQLEYGFISHQEENRGNDESIKLQYTDNEAESLLLTKGSYIVNGELILQYKIGNVYDYHYKVSDQIGTLQLALESVIRRNVQNKTLDDALLNKEVISAEILPEIRKKVNEYGLGIEVVNVEIQNISVPSEVKAAYDDVNNAKNEKSGRLEEANKYKNSIIPEARAEAYKLVEEAKGYKSEKLGQAKGDVASFLQVYEQYKAAPSGTKKRLYLETMEKVLQKAKNKYIVDIQDGAIKYIPLGN; encoded by the coding sequence ATGAAAACAAAAACCAAAGTCATTTTATATGTCATTCTAGGAGGAATCCTGGTCTTAAACTGCTGGTACATGGTAAAAACAGGAGAAAAAGCTTTGGTAGTAAGATTTGGAGAAAACATAAAAGTAGAAACTACAACAGGGATAAAATTTAAAATGCCTTTTATAGATCGTATTATCAAGTATAACACAGAGGAATTGCATCAATTAGAATATGGATTTATATCACACCAAGAAGAAAATCGTGGAAATGATGAATCCATTAAATTACAGTATACTGACAATGAAGCAGAATCCTTACTACTAACAAAAGGAAGTTATATTGTAAATGGAGAACTCATTTTACAATATAAAATTGGAAATGTTTATGATTATCACTACAAAGTTAGTGATCAAATAGGAACTTTGCAGCTTGCCCTAGAAAGTGTCATCAGACGTAATGTTCAAAACAAGACTTTAGATGATGCTCTTCTTAACAAAGAAGTAATATCTGCAGAGATTTTGCCAGAGATTAGAAAGAAAGTCAACGAATATGGTTTAGGAATAGAAGTGGTAAACGTAGAAATCCAAAACATCAGTGTGCCAAGTGAAGTCAAAGCAGCATATGACGATGTAAATAATGCTAAAAATGAAAAAAGTGGTAGACTAGAGGAAGCCAATAAATATAAAAATTCTATTATCCCTGAAGCAAGAGCGGAGGCATATAAATTGGTTGAAGAAGCCAAAGGGTATAAATCAGAAAAACTAGGGCAGGCAAAAGGGGATGTTGCAAGTTTTCTTCAAGTTTATGAACAGTACAAAGCAGCTCCCAGTGGAACAAAGAAAAGATTGTATTTGGAGACGATGGAAAAAGTTTTGCAAAAGGCAAAAAACAAATATATTGTTGATATACAGGATGGCGCTATAAAATATATTCCATTAGGAAATTAG
- the hflC gene encoding protease modulator HflC — MLNGKESNFKLSKFIPKYLLPLFILGIIFFGFSQSLIISILVLLIHNKKEVKKVFFKTANSSTHQSDEQLASTLNYQDQQEGEGNIVVDHKEETKSGHINIDLSQMSKNFHFSKKAFTIVLLIFGFIILFNLCTFTVDESTTVVVKTLGNMNKVIVSKDNTAVDIQNTLKPDFKNLEIIKDKGLFFKIPFFQEINAYTSKLITYESTEELVTTGDKRQYMVKFFAQYKVTHPGLFEISMGSFSKANSTLDNLIYPVIITKINKLQSEDFLTNKERLYKELEESKKELNEKIAQYGMEVDDIEIHRTLLPPANVASTYDKMIKERQAIAQQIRSEGDEEYDKVVAGTDREKKEIIGAAIEESEGIRGEADAEALKIYAEAFSKDPEFYEFLRTLKTYENSIDSDTTIYLDKNNEILRIFSNGR; from the coding sequence GTGTTAAATGGAAAGGAATCTAATTTTAAATTGTCAAAATTTATTCCAAAATATTTGCTTCCATTGTTTATTTTAGGAATAATATTTTTCGGATTTAGCCAATCTTTGATAATATCAATACTTGTATTACTAATACACAACAAAAAAGAAGTCAAAAAAGTATTTTTCAAAACAGCTAACAGTTCAACGCATCAATCAGATGAACAGCTAGCAAGCACACTTAATTATCAAGATCAACAGGAAGGGGAGGGGAACATCGTGGTAGATCATAAAGAAGAAACAAAATCAGGGCACATAAATATTGATTTGAGTCAAATGTCAAAGAACTTTCACTTTAGTAAAAAAGCATTCACTATAGTACTATTAATATTTGGATTTATTATTCTATTTAATTTATGCACCTTTACAGTGGATGAATCTACTACTGTTGTTGTAAAAACATTGGGTAATATGAATAAAGTGATTGTAAGCAAGGACAATACGGCAGTGGATATTCAGAATACATTAAAACCAGATTTTAAAAATCTGGAGATTATAAAAGATAAAGGCTTGTTTTTCAAGATACCTTTTTTTCAAGAAATTAACGCTTATACAAGCAAATTAATTACTTACGAATCAACAGAGGAGCTTGTAACAACTGGAGACAAAAGGCAGTATATGGTTAAATTTTTTGCACAGTACAAGGTAACGCATCCTGGATTATTTGAAATAAGTATGGGAAGTTTCTCCAAGGCAAATTCTACGCTAGATAATCTAATTTATCCAGTAATAATCACCAAGATAAATAAGCTGCAAAGTGAAGACTTTTTAACAAACAAGGAAAGACTATACAAAGAGTTAGAAGAAAGTAAAAAAGAATTAAACGAGAAAATTGCTCAATACGGAATGGAAGTTGATGATATAGAGATTCATAGAACCCTATTACCTCCAGCAAATGTTGCGTCGACTTATGATAAGATGATAAAAGAGCGTCAAGCTATAGCACAGCAAATAAGAAGTGAAGGCGATGAGGAGTATGACAAGGTAGTAGCTGGTACGGATCGTGAAAAGAAAGAAATAATAGGTGCAGCTATTGAAGAAAGTGAAGGTATCAGAGGGGAAGCAGACGCAGAAGCTTTAAAAATTTATGCAGAAGCCTTCAGTAAAGATCCTGAGTTTTATGAGTTTCTACGAACGCTAAAAACCTATGAAAACAGTATTGACAGCGATACAACAATCTATCTTGACAAGAATAATGAAATATTAAGAATATTTAGCAACGGGAGATAA
- a CDS encoding DUF3160 domain-containing protein gives MRCNKNISVSVISFLLIILLLLSVVGCNKQEEVGANPLPEELKVVFTGESNYKTIDVPYEEVKYTAQVKPYQVKSDLSNIVNLQQFGEFTPEQRGLIAKNGFVVIPTKEEQLFYIYENNEYKKLPSFVTTDSVLQVYHVFFDYSLRTLESEKLLGILEELTESMYKKSLALYNVVTDEELKDALIKNIAFFTVALQTLEKPLPVDLPTQAKQLAIEEYQLIQEEQGYVSSVIFPYDLDYSQYKPRGHYTRSEDLQRFFRAMMWYGQAPFPLYKDIEETMKNVEQTLQALLITYSLFMENEGTSDVMRWENIYNPTAFYVGNTDDLNIYHYQDLIVKVYGKDFDLNMLNHPEKLDMVYQEAKKLPEPKIKHKYTSVTTPVGKQFRLMGQRYIPDSEAIQELVEPIERPIPSGLDVMAVLGSQRAYDLAINDLKAVEKWPGYEKAYKKYKEEFAALPEETWRSNMYYGWLWVIKSLLEPFGEGYPSFMTNEAWLDKSLNTALGSWAELRHDTILYGKQSGAECGGGEEPPEIRGYVEPNIAVYEKLLWLTRYSRTNLQERDILTGSLESKMQRFEDLLQFLINCSVKQLQNQELTADEYDQLLTYGGMLEYLTSSFAGDEMRWFEITSETDKNMAVIADIHTIAPNSFSSGGYFHVGVGPAYEIYVVVPIGEELQLTRGAVFSYYEFDATERFTDEQWQRMLKEDKAPAQLGWFKSFMNGVQKDIPLPANPYNSGC, from the coding sequence ATGAGGTGTAACAAAAATATTTCAGTAAGCGTGATAAGCTTTTTATTAATCATCCTGTTGTTGCTTTCTGTCGTTGGCTGTAACAAACAGGAGGAGGTTGGAGCTAATCCTTTGCCAGAGGAATTAAAGGTAGTTTTTACTGGTGAAAGTAATTATAAGACAATTGATGTTCCTTATGAAGAAGTGAAATATACTGCTCAGGTGAAACCTTATCAAGTAAAATCTGACCTTTCTAATATAGTAAATCTACAGCAGTTTGGAGAATTTACCCCAGAACAGCGAGGATTAATTGCAAAAAATGGTTTTGTCGTTATACCTACGAAAGAAGAGCAGTTATTCTATATCTATGAAAATAATGAATATAAAAAACTGCCATCCTTTGTTACTACGGACTCAGTCCTTCAAGTTTATCATGTGTTTTTTGACTACTCCTTAAGAACATTAGAAAGTGAAAAGCTCTTAGGTATCTTGGAGGAACTAACAGAGAGCATGTACAAAAAGTCATTAGCCCTTTACAATGTTGTTACTGATGAGGAGCTTAAGGATGCTCTTATAAAAAATATTGCTTTTTTCACTGTTGCGTTACAGACTTTAGAAAAACCTCTACCTGTTGATTTGCCAACTCAAGCAAAACAATTGGCAATAGAGGAGTATCAATTGATTCAAGAAGAACAGGGCTATGTTTCTTCAGTAATTTTTCCTTATGATTTGGATTATAGCCAATATAAGCCTCGGGGTCATTATACCCGTAGTGAGGACTTACAAAGATTTTTTAGAGCCATGATGTGGTACGGTCAAGCACCCTTTCCTTTATATAAAGATATAGAGGAAACCATGAAAAATGTTGAGCAGACTCTACAGGCCCTTTTAATCACCTATAGTCTCTTTATGGAGAATGAAGGTACATCCGATGTAATGAGGTGGGAAAATATCTATAATCCTACAGCGTTTTATGTAGGTAATACGGATGATTTAAATATTTACCATTATCAAGATCTGATAGTAAAGGTGTATGGCAAAGATTTTGATTTAAATATGCTTAATCATCCTGAAAAATTAGACATGGTGTATCAAGAAGCTAAAAAGCTGCCAGAACCTAAGATAAAGCATAAATATACCTCAGTAACTACACCTGTAGGCAAACAGTTTCGCTTAATGGGCCAAAGGTATATACCAGATTCCGAAGCTATACAGGAACTGGTGGAGCCTATAGAAAGGCCTATTCCTTCAGGGCTGGATGTCATGGCAGTGTTGGGATCACAGCGGGCCTACGATTTAGCGATTAATGATTTAAAGGCTGTGGAGAAATGGCCGGGTTATGAAAAAGCTTATAAAAAGTATAAAGAAGAATTTGCAGCTCTACCGGAAGAAACCTGGCGATCTAATATGTATTATGGTTGGCTGTGGGTGATCAAAAGTCTCTTAGAACCCTTTGGCGAAGGGTATCCTTCCTTTATGACCAATGAGGCTTGGCTTGATAAGTCCTTAAATACTGCATTAGGAAGTTGGGCAGAGCTTCGCCATGATACGATTCTCTATGGTAAGCAAAGCGGTGCAGAGTGCGGTGGCGGGGAGGAACCTCCTGAGATTAGGGGTTATGTAGAGCCTAATATTGCTGTTTATGAAAAACTTTTATGGTTGACCCGATATTCTAGAACCAATTTGCAGGAAAGGGATATTTTAACCGGTAGCTTAGAAAGCAAAATGCAACGTTTTGAAGACCTTTTGCAATTTCTTATTAATTGTTCGGTAAAACAGTTGCAAAATCAAGAATTGACTGCAGATGAATATGATCAGTTGTTAACCTATGGCGGGATGCTAGAGTATTTAACCAGCTCTTTTGCTGGTGATGAAATGCGTTGGTTTGAGATTACCTCTGAAACCGATAAAAATATGGCGGTAATTGCTGATATCCATACCATTGCGCCAAATTCTTTTAGTTCAGGGGGGTATTTCCATGTGGGTGTGGGCCCTGCTTACGAAATTTATGTGGTTGTCCCCATTGGAGAAGAACTGCAACTGACACGAGGAGCAGTATTTAGCTATTATGAATTTGATGCCACAGAACGGTTCACTGATGAACAATGGCAGAGGATGCTAAAGGAAGATAAAGCTCCGGCCCAACTTGGCTGGTTTAAAAGTTTTATGAATGGCGTCCAAAAAGACATTCCATTGCCAGCTAATCCCTATAATTCGGGATGTTGA
- a CDS encoding CapA family protein: MKRILIIICFSLVILVLLNTEVDDDKDITLVAAGDILMDRGVRKSIEKHGDDYLYLKVKDCFQNGDISFANLEGPLTSGGPPALKDRALIFKGDIENGRFLKDAGFTILNMANNHTLDYGGEGLMNTLEVLKENGILSLGAGVNSQEAREPVLINIKGTIIGFLGYSQFPPEGYFHFSDRPEVARVDLNLMPKEIIRAKENCDFLVVSFHWGKEYDFYPSELQKALAHLAVDSGADLILGHHPHVLQSIEKYRGKLIFYSLGNFVFDRQIQPGTDETIILSVRINKDQWQEAILIPVKIINCQPLPVGGEEGEQILKRLQKYSEGYNTFMTIQEGKGHIQ, from the coding sequence ATGAAGAGAATTTTAATAATCATTTGTTTTTCTTTGGTGATCTTAGTTTTACTGAATACAGAAGTTGATGATGATAAGGATATTACCTTGGTAGCTGCCGGGGATATACTGATGGATAGAGGAGTCAGAAAGAGCATCGAAAAACATGGTGATGATTATCTCTATCTTAAGGTAAAGGATTGTTTTCAAAACGGAGATATTTCTTTTGCTAATCTGGAGGGCCCTTTGACATCGGGGGGTCCTCCTGCCCTAAAGGACAGAGCACTGATTTTTAAAGGGGATATTGAAAACGGCAGGTTTTTAAAGGATGCAGGATTTACCATACTCAATATGGCCAATAACCATACCCTAGATTATGGTGGGGAGGGTCTGATGAATACCTTAGAAGTATTAAAGGAAAATGGAATTTTGTCTTTAGGGGCAGGGGTTAATTCTCAGGAAGCGAGGGAGCCAGTGCTGATTAATATCAAAGGTACTATTATCGGTTTTTTAGGATATTCACAGTTTCCTCCAGAAGGATATTTCCACTTTTCTGATAGGCCAGAGGTGGCTCGCGTAGATTTAAATCTTATGCCGAAAGAAATTATCAGAGCAAAAGAAAACTGCGACTTTCTAGTGGTTTCCTTCCATTGGGGTAAAGAATATGATTTTTATCCCAGTGAACTACAAAAAGCATTAGCCCATCTTGCGGTGGACAGTGGAGCAGATCTGATTTTAGGCCATCATCCTCATGTGCTGCAGAGCATAGAGAAGTACCGAGGCAAATTGATTTTTTATAGCTTAGGTAACTTTGTTTTTGATAGACAGATACAGCCTGGCACAGACGAAACGATTATTCTTAGTGTAAGAATAAACAAAGATCAGTGGCAGGAGGCTATTCTCATTCCTGTGAAGATAATTAATTGTCAGCCACTTCCTGTAGGTGGTGAGGAGGGGGAGCAGATTTTAAAACGCCTGCAAAAATATTCAGAAGGATATAATACTTTCATGACGATTCAAGAAGGGAAGGGTCATATTCAATAA
- a CDS encoding methyl-accepting chemotaxis protein: MIKNMKIGKKLTLAFLLVIIFTGAIGGIGITYLNNLEAAITRLYRHPFAIRGEVLQAERDIAKIDRAMKDIAMSTNAPQVDSFARTIEDLEKNVYENFEVIYERFLGDEAMVDEAYNAFKNWKPIRDEIIALAKRGDKDQVIMLMTQQRGAGQLRLIEGTLQPIRNYAFDAAQNLYENSSAVATTSRNMIMILLSTAVIISIIIATVITKGITKPIKTLQGIMLEAENGDLTVTVEAKTKDEIGELGRSFNKMLENIRNILHQTVEIIDKVENASDGITTSVDEIGQASNEVSKTIQEVAVAASNQAKEAQESFNVANVFAERIKSIRENAKKTSENTNQMKEKTELGIQSITNLKKGFDKNIEAVEGANEGIKDLTHKSQSIGMIIETINAIAEQTNLLALNAAIEAARAGEAGKGFAVVAEEVRKLAEQSTSATNEIQKIIDEIRKVIVDTQEKVTYTVGVVNDANLSLVDTEKVFKEINTVTDDVVDHILSLNQYVEDINNAKDSMLQSIENISAITEESAASTQQVSASAQEQTASVEEVVATMEELDHMIKTLTRAIKVFKL; this comes from the coding sequence ATGATTAAAAACATGAAAATAGGCAAAAAATTAACCTTAGCATTTTTACTAGTTATTATTTTCACAGGGGCTATAGGAGGAATCGGCATAACATACTTAAATAATCTTGAAGCTGCAATTACTAGGCTTTATAGACACCCCTTTGCTATTAGAGGAGAAGTATTGCAGGCTGAACGAGATATAGCTAAAATAGACAGGGCTATGAAGGATATAGCCATGAGCACCAATGCACCGCAGGTTGATAGTTTTGCTAGAACAATAGAAGATTTAGAAAAGAATGTGTATGAAAATTTCGAAGTGATCTATGAGCGTTTTCTTGGAGATGAAGCGATGGTGGATGAAGCCTATAATGCTTTTAAAAACTGGAAACCTATTCGAGATGAAATTATTGCATTAGCAAAACGGGGTGATAAGGATCAAGTCATAATGCTGATGACACAGCAGCGGGGTGCAGGTCAGCTGCGTCTAATAGAAGGCACTTTGCAGCCTATAAGAAACTATGCTTTTGATGCAGCACAAAATCTTTATGAAAATTCTTCAGCAGTAGCTACAACATCAAGAAACATGATTATGATTCTTTTAAGTACTGCTGTTATCATCTCTATTATTATTGCAACAGTAATAACAAAAGGAATCACGAAGCCAATAAAAACTTTACAAGGCATCATGTTAGAAGCAGAAAATGGTGACCTAACAGTGACAGTTGAAGCAAAGACAAAAGATGAAATTGGGGAATTAGGGAGAAGTTTTAATAAAATGCTTGAAAATATAAGAAATATTTTGCATCAGACTGTAGAAATTATTGATAAAGTAGAGAATGCGTCGGATGGAATAACTACTTCAGTAGATGAAATTGGACAAGCAAGTAATGAGGTTTCAAAAACAATACAAGAGGTTGCTGTAGCAGCCAGCAATCAGGCCAAGGAAGCTCAAGAAAGCTTTAATGTAGCCAATGTATTCGCTGAAAGAATAAAAAGTATAAGGGAAAATGCAAAAAAAACTAGTGAAAATACAAATCAGATGAAGGAAAAAACTGAATTGGGGATTCAGTCTATTACGAATCTTAAGAAGGGCTTTGATAAAAATATAGAGGCTGTGGAGGGTGCCAATGAAGGGATCAAAGATTTGACCCATAAATCGCAATCTATTGGAATGATCATCGAGACAATTAATGCAATCGCTGAGCAAACAAACTTACTAGCATTAAATGCTGCAATAGAGGCAGCGAGGGCAGGAGAGGCTGGAAAGGGATTTGCGGTGGTAGCGGAAGAAGTAAGGAAATTAGCTGAACAAAGCACTTCTGCCACCAATGAAATACAAAAAATCATTGATGAGATTAGAAAAGTGATTGTAGATACTCAGGAAAAAGTAACTTATACTGTAGGGGTGGTTAATGATGCAAATCTATCGTTGGTGGATACAGAAAAAGTTTTTAAAGAAATTAATACGGTTACAGATGATGTTGTAGATCATATTCTTTCACTAAATCAGTACGTAGAAGATATCAATAATGCTAAAGATAGTATGTTACAATCTATAGAAAATATATCTGCTATAACAGAAGAGTCAGCTGCTTCTACACAACAGGTCAGTGCATCTGCACAAGAACAGACAGCTTCAGTGGAGGAAGTTGTAGCTACCATGGAAGAATTAGATCATATGATAAAAACATTGACAAGGGCAATTAAAGTATTTAAATTATAA